The following are encoded in a window of Chryseobacterium sp. genomic DNA:
- the uvrC gene encoding excinuclease ABC subunit UvrC encodes MNPQLELQLKTLSSDPGVYRYYDKNGQLLYVGKAKNLKNRVLSYFNKNLSGYRTRIMVGKIFRLETTIVPSEYDALLLENNLIKEHQPFYNVMMKDDKTYPWICIKNEDFPRIFMTRTMIKDGSEYYGPFAKVRPARVLLDTVRSIYKLRSCNLNLAPPKIAEGKYKVCLEYHIKNCKGPCEMLESKEAYDKKIDAIRGIIKGDFRQARNYLVDEMQAYAENLEFENAQMVKERLDLLESYQSKHTVVNPNINDVDVFGMTSDETAAYVNYFKIQNGSIIQSYTIEIKKVIEESDEDILEQALVEIRQKFNSDSVEILLPFHLNFEIPGVKLIVPKVGDKKRIVELSEKNAKEYRIEKLKQVQIVDPERHTNRIMAEMQKLLRMPEEPRHIEGFDNSNIQGTNPVSSCVVFKNGKPSKADYRIFHVKSVEGPNDFASMEEVIYRRYRRLLEENEPLPQLILIDGGKGQLSSAVKSLKLLGLYGKITVIGIAKRLEEIFFPEDSIPLYLDKKSETLKILQRVRDEAHRFGLKHHRTRRKNSTIKSELEEIPGIGDKAIELLFSKLKSVKRIKEAPLETLEEILGRSKGGIVWKYFNPEGQRGDGL; translated from the coding sequence GTGAATCCACAGCTCGAACTTCAGTTAAAAACCCTCTCCTCAGACCCCGGCGTTTACCGTTATTATGATAAAAACGGGCAGCTTCTTTATGTAGGCAAAGCCAAAAACCTGAAGAACCGCGTCCTCAGTTATTTCAATAAAAATCTGTCCGGTTACCGTACACGTATTATGGTAGGGAAAATCTTCCGCCTGGAAACCACAATCGTTCCCAGTGAGTATGACGCTTTGCTGCTGGAGAATAATCTGATTAAGGAGCATCAGCCGTTTTACAACGTCATGATGAAGGACGACAAAACCTATCCCTGGATTTGTATTAAAAACGAAGATTTTCCAAGGATTTTTATGACGCGAACCATGATTAAGGACGGTTCCGAGTATTACGGACCTTTTGCCAAAGTAAGACCTGCGCGCGTTCTGCTGGATACTGTGCGAAGCATTTACAAACTGCGGAGCTGTAACCTGAACCTGGCGCCACCCAAAATTGCCGAAGGCAAGTACAAGGTTTGTCTGGAATACCATATCAAAAACTGCAAAGGTCCCTGCGAAATGCTGGAGTCCAAAGAGGCTTACGATAAAAAAATAGATGCCATCCGCGGTATCATTAAAGGAGATTTCCGCCAGGCACGTAATTATCTTGTGGATGAAATGCAGGCCTACGCCGAAAATCTGGAATTCGAAAATGCCCAGATGGTGAAGGAGAGACTGGATTTGCTGGAAAGTTATCAGTCCAAACACACGGTGGTAAACCCCAATATTAATGACGTGGATGTTTTCGGCATGACCAGCGATGAAACGGCGGCTTATGTGAATTACTTCAAGATACAGAACGGAAGCATTATCCAGAGTTACACTATTGAAATCAAGAAGGTAATTGAGGAATCGGACGAGGATATCCTGGAGCAGGCACTTGTGGAGATACGGCAGAAATTCAACTCAGACAGTGTGGAGATCCTGCTGCCGTTCCATCTTAATTTTGAGATTCCCGGCGTAAAACTGATTGTTCCCAAAGTGGGAGATAAGAAACGGATAGTGGAACTCTCCGAGAAAAATGCAAAGGAATACCGCATCGAGAAACTGAAGCAGGTTCAGATCGTTGATCCCGAAAGGCATACCAACCGCATTATGGCCGAGATGCAGAAGCTCCTGCGAATGCCGGAAGAACCACGCCATATTGAAGGTTTCGATAATTCCAATATTCAGGGAACCAATCCAGTGTCATCCTGTGTAGTGTTCAAAAACGGCAAACCCAGTAAAGCGGATTACCGCATATTCCATGTAAAATCGGTGGAAGGGCCCAATGACTTTGCAAGTATGGAAGAGGTGATTTACCGCCGCTACCGCCGTTTGCTGGAGGAAAACGAGCCATTGCCGCAGCTTATATTAATAGATGGTGGCAAAGGACAGCTTTCATCCGCCGTAAAAAGCCTTAAACTTTTGGGGCTTTACGGGAAGATAACAGTCATTGGAATCGCCAAGCGGCTGGAAGAGATTTTTTTTCCGGAAGATTCCATCCCGCTTTACCTGGATAAGAAATCGGAAACACTTAAAATTCTCCAGCGGGTTCGTGACGAGGCGCACCGCTTCGGCCTGAAGCACCACCGTACAAGGCGTAAAAATTCAACCATAAAAAGTGAACTGGAAGAAATTCCCGGAATTGGAGATAAGGCAATTGAATTACTTTTCTCCAAACTGAAATCGGTAAAGCGCATTAAGGAAGCACCGCTGGAAACGCTGGAAGAAATTTTGGGGCGGTCCAAAGGAGGCATTGTATGGAAATATTTTAATCCGGAGGGGCAACGCGGTGACGGTCTGTAA
- a CDS encoding cold-shock protein: MQEGTVKFFNETKGFGFITPSNGGEDIFVHTTGLVDRIRENDRVTFDVKQGNKGMNAVNVKLA; the protein is encoded by the coding sequence ATGCAAGAAGGCACAGTAAAATTTTTCAACGAAACCAAAGGTTTCGGATTCATTACTCCATCAAACGGCGGAGAAGATATCTTTGTACATACAACCGGACTGGTAGACAGAATCCGCGAGAATGACAGAGTTACTTTTGATGTAAAGCAGGGAAATAAAGGAATGAACGCAGTAAATGTTAAATTGGCATAA
- a CDS encoding DUF3037 domain-containing protein has translation MQEVKIYEYAVIRLVPKVEREEFFNIGLVMFSKREKYIRVDFHLCAEKFELMKCEMDKEAILQNLENFRHVANGDKAGGEIAAFDIPERFRWLTAVRSSVIQTSRPHPGKTKDLDKTFERLFNELVK, from the coding sequence ATGCAAGAGGTTAAAATTTACGAATACGCTGTAATCCGTCTGGTACCGAAAGTGGAGCGCGAAGAGTTCTTCAATATCGGTTTGGTGATGTTTTCGAAAAGAGAAAAGTACATCCGTGTGGACTTTCATCTTTGTGCGGAAAAATTTGAGCTGATGAAATGTGAAATGGATAAGGAGGCCATACTGCAAAACCTTGAAAATTTCCGCCACGTAGCAAACGGCGATAAAGCCGGTGGTGAAATCGCAGCCTTCGACATCCCCGAGCGTTTCCGCTGGCTTACAGCAGTGCGCAGTTCGGTTATCCAAACGTCGCGCCCGCACCCCGGGAAAACAAAGGATTTGGATAAGACTTTCGAGAGGTTGTTTAATGAACTGGTGAAGTAA
- a CDS encoding cold shock domain-containing protein, producing MADSFSKKENFKKKLQKAKEKAQKREERKTNNNKGKSLDDMLLYVDANGQLTDVRPEDQEKIEINAEDIQLGAAPIEAEELVKTGIVTFLSDKGYGFITENSTKDNIFFHENNCAHQVKKGNKVSFEKERSPKGFSAVNIQIIK from the coding sequence ATGGCAGATTCTTTCTCAAAAAAAGAAAATTTCAAGAAAAAACTTCAGAAAGCAAAAGAAAAAGCGCAGAAGCGTGAGGAACGCAAGACCAATAACAATAAAGGAAAAAGTCTGGACGATATGTTGCTGTACGTAGATGCCAATGGGCAGCTTACGGACGTAAGGCCGGAAGACCAGGAAAAAATAGAGATTAACGCAGAGGATATCCAGTTAGGGGCTGCACCTATTGAAGCTGAAGAGCTTGTAAAAACGGGAATCGTAACCTTCCTTAGTGACAAGGGTTATGGCTTCATTACAGAAAACAGTACCAAGGACAATATCTTCTTCCACGAAAATAACTGTGCACACCAGGTAAAGAAGGGAAATAAAGTTTCCTTCGAAAAAGAAAGATCTCCAAAAGGTTTTTCTGCGGTAAACATTCAGATCATAAAATAG
- a CDS encoding M16 family metallopeptidase — MKRRILSAAAVAFVSMMLNAQQIKFEEYKLPNGLHVILHQDNTAPVVTTGVMYHVGAKDEDPGRSGFAHFFEHLLFEGTANIKRGEWFKVVSSNGGTNNANTSNDRTYYYETFPSNNEQLGLWMEAERLRSGVINQIGVDTQREVVKEEKRLRMDNQPYGNIMTALQSNLFSKHPYRWTTIGSMEDLNAAKLEEFQNFYKKYYVPNNAVLVVAGDIKPEQTKKWIQEYYGSIPKGTVYPKNYAKEDPITTQKEVTVTDKNIQLPAYVFAYRTPGAKERDAYILNMVSAYLSAGKSSVLYKKLVDEEKKALQVQAFSQGLEDYGIFGFFAIPMGATSKEVLQKDIDAEIKKMQTTMISEEDYQKLQNQFENNFVNSNSSIQGIAHSLVHNYMLMGDTNLINKEIDIYRGITRQDIMNAAKKYLSPNQRVILNYVPESK, encoded by the coding sequence ATGAAAAGAAGAATACTTTCTGCTGCTGCAGTTGCTTTTGTGAGCATGATGCTAAATGCGCAGCAAATCAAGTTCGAAGAGTATAAGCTGCCAAACGGCTTGCATGTCATCCTTCATCAGGATAATACGGCACCAGTGGTTACAACGGGTGTAATGTACCATGTAGGTGCAAAGGATGAAGATCCGGGAAGATCCGGTTTCGCGCACTTTTTTGAGCACCTCCTTTTTGAAGGTACAGCCAATATCAAGCGTGGCGAGTGGTTCAAAGTGGTGTCCTCAAACGGTGGAACAAACAATGCCAATACCAGCAACGACCGTACTTATTACTATGAAACTTTCCCTTCAAATAACGAGCAGCTTGGCTTGTGGATGGAGGCCGAAAGACTCAGAAGCGGTGTGATCAACCAGATCGGTGTAGACACTCAGCGTGAAGTTGTAAAGGAAGAGAAGCGTCTGCGTATGGACAACCAGCCTTATGGTAACATCATGACAGCACTTCAGTCCAACCTTTTCTCCAAGCACCCTTACCGCTGGACCACAATTGGTTCCATGGAAGACCTGAACGCGGCAAAACTGGAAGAATTCCAGAATTTCTATAAGAAATATTATGTACCCAATAATGCCGTTTTAGTTGTTGCAGGTGACATTAAGCCGGAGCAGACAAAAAAATGGATACAGGAGTATTACGGAAGCATTCCAAAAGGAACAGTTTATCCTAAGAACTACGCGAAAGAAGATCCAATTACGACTCAGAAGGAAGTGACGGTAACGGATAAGAATATCCAGCTGCCCGCTTATGTTTTCGCCTACAGAACTCCGGGTGCCAAAGAGCGCGATGCTTATATCCTGAATATGGTCTCCGCTTATCTGAGCGCAGGTAAATCTTCCGTACTTTATAAGAAACTCGTAGACGAGGAGAAAAAAGCACTTCAAGTTCAGGCATTCAGCCAGGGACTGGAAGATTACGGAATCTTCGGCTTCTTCGCAATCCCAATGGGGGCGACTTCCAAAGAAGTACTTCAGAAGGATATCGATGCCGAGATTAAGAAAATGCAGACTACCATGATTTCTGAAGAGGACTACCAGAAACTTCAGAATCAGTTTGAAAACAACTTCGTTAACTCAAACTCATCCATCCAGGGAATTGCACATTCACTGGTGCACAATTATATGCTGATGGGCGATACCAACCTTATCAACAAAGAAATTGATATCTACCGCGGAATTACACGTCAGGACATTATGAATGCAGCGAAGAAATACCTGAGCCCTAACCAGCGGGTAATTTTGAACTATGTTCCTGAATCGAAGTAA
- the secG gene encoding preprotein translocase subunit SecG gives MSTIFTLFMVLIMIACVLLVIIIMAQNPKGGGLSSTFGGASSAQFGVQRTNDFMEKATWTLGITIVVISMLSVILTAKPKVNTAVPARTEAPAQSAPAQNTPAPVQTPAAN, from the coding sequence ATGAGTACGATATTTACTTTGTTCATGGTATTAATCATGATAGCCTGTGTTCTTCTGGTGATCATCATCATGGCGCAAAATCCAAAAGGCGGCGGTCTTTCATCTACATTCGGTGGTGCATCTTCGGCTCAGTTTGGTGTACAGCGTACCAACGATTTCATGGAAAAAGCAACCTGGACGTTGGGAATTACCATTGTAGTAATCTCCATGCTGAGTGTGATCCTTACAGCCAAGCCTAAAGTGAATACGGCTGTTCCAGCAAGAACTGAAGCTCCTGCACAATCAGCACCGGCTCAGAATACTCCGGCTCCGGTACAGACTCCGGCAGCTAACTAA
- a CDS encoding ATP-dependent helicase, which produces MDYLKGLNEAQYEAVTTLEGPLMVLAGAGSGKTRVLTMRIAHLITNLVDPFHILALTFTNKAAKEMKERIAKVVGQSEARSLWMGTFHSVFARILRSEAHYLGYPSNFTIYDSQDSLNVLKKVLKDANIDADLYKPKKVMARISNYKNNLITVKAYFGNPELIENDERANMKHMGLIYQKYVEACFKNGAMDFDDLLLRTNELLTRFPEVLAKYQDRFRYILVDEYQDTNHSQYLIVKALASKFENICVVGDDAQSIYSFRGANIHNILNFKKDYPDAVTVSLEQNYRSTQNIVNAANVVISKNVQQFKKNVFSDNEEGEKIKVYRSLSDADEANFVASNIWELHNTQQRKFTDFAILYRTNSQTRAFEDALRRKNIPYRVYGGLSFYQRKEVKDLVAYLRLLINENDGEALSRIINYPARGIGETTQNKLIVFADSQNVSITTVLGNLGMYAPLLGLNNGILTKLADFWAMIQAFKVMLKTENAYTVAMEVAKRTGLIKFLKDDQTPEGISRLENVQELMNSMQGFIEEQQQLEDGDPSLSNFLENIALSADTQNDKKEEGDQVSLMTIHLSKGLEFPVVHLVGLEENLFPSFMSSSTREELEEERRLFYVALTRAEKQAFFSYAVSRFQWGKITDAEPSRFLSEMDTSHLEFINPAIESRFVNHSGLKSSIFDDEPAAPRFFKKKEEKKTIQRSEPLPPSQKLKPVATARIINPSGASSENIEVGDQVRHDRFGVGEVIFLDGTDPQNIKAKVKFQHEGEKNLILKFAKLTKI; this is translated from the coding sequence ATGGATTATTTGAAAGGATTGAATGAAGCACAGTATGAAGCCGTTACCACCCTGGAAGGACCGCTTATGGTCCTTGCCGGCGCCGGTTCCGGTAAAACACGTGTGCTTACCATGCGTATTGCCCACCTGATCACCAATCTGGTGGATCCTTTCCATATCCTTGCCCTTACTTTTACCAACAAAGCCGCCAAGGAAATGAAGGAAAGGATCGCAAAAGTGGTGGGGCAGAGCGAAGCCCGTTCGCTTTGGATGGGTACTTTTCACTCCGTTTTTGCCAGAATCCTGCGCAGCGAAGCGCATTATCTGGGCTATCCTTCCAATTTCACCATATACGATTCCCAGGACTCGCTGAATGTGCTGAAAAAAGTGTTGAAAGATGCCAATATAGACGCCGACCTTTACAAACCCAAAAAGGTGATGGCGCGGATTTCCAATTACAAGAACAACCTCATTACCGTTAAAGCTTATTTTGGCAATCCGGAGCTCATTGAAAATGACGAGCGTGCCAATATGAAGCATATGGGTCTGATTTACCAGAAGTATGTGGAAGCATGTTTTAAAAATGGTGCTATGGATTTTGACGACCTTCTTTTAAGGACGAATGAATTACTCACCCGGTTTCCTGAAGTGCTAGCCAAATACCAGGACCGCTTCCGCTATATTTTGGTTGATGAGTATCAGGATACCAATCACTCTCAGTACCTTATTGTAAAAGCTTTGGCTTCCAAATTTGAGAATATCTGTGTGGTGGGAGATGATGCGCAGTCCATCTACTCCTTCCGTGGAGCCAACATCCACAACATCCTGAACTTCAAGAAAGATTACCCCGATGCGGTAACGGTTTCTCTGGAACAGAATTACCGATCCACGCAAAATATTGTGAATGCGGCCAATGTCGTAATCTCAAAGAACGTACAGCAGTTCAAGAAAAATGTATTCAGCGATAATGAAGAGGGTGAAAAGATCAAGGTGTACCGCTCGCTTTCAGATGCCGATGAAGCCAACTTTGTAGCCTCCAATATTTGGGAACTGCACAACACGCAGCAGCGAAAGTTTACGGATTTTGCGATCCTGTACCGTACCAACTCCCAGACCAGGGCTTTTGAAGATGCCCTCAGGCGTAAAAACATTCCTTACCGTGTCTATGGCGGACTGTCCTTTTACCAGCGTAAAGAGGTGAAGGACCTGGTAGCGTACCTTCGTTTGCTTATCAACGAAAATGACGGCGAGGCACTTTCGCGAATCATCAATTATCCCGCCCGTGGAATTGGTGAAACTACCCAGAATAAGCTTATTGTTTTTGCCGATTCACAGAATGTTTCCATCACAACTGTTCTGGGCAATCTTGGCATGTACGCGCCCTTGCTGGGACTTAATAACGGTATCCTGACCAAACTGGCAGATTTCTGGGCGATGATCCAGGCCTTTAAGGTCATGCTGAAGACCGAAAATGCATACACCGTAGCCATGGAAGTGGCCAAACGTACCGGGCTCATCAAATTCCTGAAAGATGACCAGACGCCGGAAGGTATTTCACGCCTGGAAAACGTGCAGGAACTCATGAACTCCATGCAGGGCTTCATTGAGGAGCAGCAGCAGCTGGAAGACGGTGATCCGTCTCTTTCCAATTTCCTGGAGAATATCGCGCTTTCGGCCGATACTCAAAACGATAAGAAGGAGGAAGGTGACCAGGTTTCACTTATGACCATTCACCTTTCCAAAGGACTGGAGTTTCCGGTGGTGCATTTGGTGGGACTGGAGGAAAACCTTTTCCCAAGCTTCATGAGTTCATCTACCCGTGAGGAGTTGGAAGAAGAGCGCCGCTTGTTTTATGTAGCACTTACGCGTGCGGAAAAACAGGCCTTTTTCTCTTATGCCGTTTCACGCTTCCAGTGGGGCAAGATTACGGATGCCGAACCTTCACGGTTCCTTAGTGAGATGGATACTTCGCATCTGGAATTCATCAATCCGGCCATTGAAAGCCGCTTTGTAAATCATTCCGGCTTGAAGTCGAGTATTTTTGATGATGAACCGGCAGCGCCCAGATTCTTCAAAAAGAAAGAAGAGAAAAAGACCATACAGCGGAGTGAACCGTTACCGCCCTCACAGAAACTTAAACCCGTAGCCACAGCCAGGATTATCAATCCGAGCGGCGCCTCATCTGAAAATATTGAAGTGGGCGACCAGGTGCGTCACGACCGTTTCGGTGTGGGCGAAGTGATCTTTCTGGACGGTACTGACCCGCAAAATATCAAGGCAAAAGTGAAATTCCAGCACGAAGGCGAGAAAAACCTTATACTGAAATTTGCGAAACTGACGAAGATTTAG
- a CDS encoding M16 family metallopeptidase, which produces MKFNFKYIAVAFLISGMVSAQKIDINKMPVAGPTPVINIAQPKTFTLKNGLTVMVVENNKLPRVSATISMDRPPYYEGNIVGVSQIMADQIGEGTAKMSKDAFNKRVDYLGASLNFSSGGAFANSLSKYFPEILGMMSDAIINPKFSAEEVEKSKERMIEGLKTEEKSADAIASRVSNAVIYGKNTSRGEFETEASIKAVTLADVQNTFKKHYAPDNAYLVIVGDVKYDEVKKLVEKNFNGWKKSNTKYAALEPATNVTATQIDIVDVPTAVQSVISVNNLHDLKMNDNRYFAAAIANYILGGGGEARLFMNLREKNAFTYGAYSSLSTSKYSPMFSASSSVRNEVTDKAVKEFMNELNAISKVTPEELANAKAKLKGDFIRSLERPETIARFAVNTRTQSLPADFYTNYLKSIDRVTAADVSNAVKATILPNKSRIFIAGKVAEISEGLEKLGYPVKYYDSQANPVAKPVAKAADASITPAAVADKYIAAIGGLANVQKVNFITTNATAKVQGMDLMLKLIQGKGGKTLMDIQMMGNTLQKIVFDGKTGYMEAQGQKMPLPAETAAEMAQETELFPELTFAKSSDFKVTGIEKNNGEDAYVVKGKNATYYYSTKTGLKTGEVKTQSGQTIPVTWGDYKEVAGVKMPYSFSQNIGGMDVDFKVSSYQVNQATAADFK; this is translated from the coding sequence ATGAAATTCAACTTTAAATATATCGCGGTTGCATTCCTTATTTCAGGAATGGTGAGCGCCCAGAAAATAGATATCAACAAAATGCCGGTGGCCGGACCAACACCGGTAATCAACATTGCCCAGCCCAAGACTTTCACACTGAAAAACGGTCTTACGGTGATGGTGGTTGAAAACAACAAACTGCCGCGTGTGAGCGCTACCATTTCCATGGACAGGCCTCCTTATTATGAAGGGAACATCGTAGGTGTAAGCCAGATCATGGCCGACCAGATTGGTGAAGGAACTGCCAAAATGAGTAAAGATGCCTTTAACAAAAGAGTAGATTATCTTGGAGCAAGCCTTAACTTCTCTTCCGGAGGTGCTTTTGCCAACTCACTCTCAAAATATTTCCCTGAAATACTTGGAATGATGTCTGATGCCATCATTAATCCAAAATTCTCGGCTGAAGAGGTGGAGAAGTCCAAGGAAAGAATGATTGAAGGCCTGAAGACCGAGGAGAAAAGTGCTGATGCAATTGCCTCCAGAGTTTCCAATGCGGTTATTTATGGAAAAAACACTTCCCGAGGTGAGTTTGAAACAGAAGCTTCAATCAAAGCCGTTACATTGGCCGACGTGCAGAACACCTTCAAGAAACATTATGCACCAGACAATGCTTACCTCGTAATCGTTGGCGATGTAAAATATGACGAAGTAAAAAAGCTGGTTGAAAAGAATTTCAACGGCTGGAAAAAGTCAAATACAAAATATGCAGCGCTGGAGCCCGCAACGAATGTTACTGCCACACAGATTGACATCGTAGATGTACCTACAGCAGTACAGTCCGTGATCAGCGTGAACAACCTGCATGATCTGAAAATGAACGACAACAGGTATTTTGCCGCAGCCATTGCGAACTACATCCTGGGTGGCGGTGGTGAGGCCAGACTTTTCATGAACCTACGTGAGAAAAATGCTTTTACCTATGGTGCATACTCTTCCCTTTCTACAAGCAAGTATTCCCCAATGTTCTCGGCATCTTCCAGCGTTCGTAACGAAGTTACAGACAAGGCAGTGAAGGAATTCATGAATGAACTTAACGCTATTTCCAAGGTAACTCCTGAGGAACTTGCCAATGCAAAAGCGAAACTGAAAGGAGATTTTATCCGTTCACTTGAAAGACCGGAGACCATCGCCAGATTTGCGGTGAACACCAGGACACAAAGCCTTCCGGCTGATTTTTACACCAATTACCTGAAATCTATTGACAGAGTAACGGCGGCTGATGTTTCCAATGCGGTGAAAGCTACTATCCTTCCAAACAAATCCAGAATTTTTATTGCCGGTAAGGTGGCAGAAATTTCCGAAGGTCTGGAAAAACTTGGTTATCCTGTAAAATATTACGACAGCCAGGCAAATCCGGTGGCAAAACCGGTTGCAAAAGCGGCTGATGCCAGCATCACTCCGGCAGCCGTAGCTGACAAATATATTGCAGCTATTGGAGGCCTTGCCAATGTGCAGAAAGTGAACTTCATCACAACCAATGCCACTGCAAAAGTACAGGGTATGGACCTGATGCTTAAACTGATACAGGGTAAAGGCGGAAAGACGCTTATGGATATTCAGATGATGGGTAATACACTCCAAAAAATAGTTTTTGACGGTAAAACCGGATATATGGAGGCTCAGGGTCAGAAAATGCCGCTTCCGGCAGAAACTGCGGCTGAAATGGCTCAGGAAACAGAACTTTTCCCTGAACTTACCTTCGCAAAATCTTCCGATTTCAAGGTTACCGGAATTGAGAAAAACAACGGTGAAGATGCTTATGTAGTAAAAGGCAAGAACGCTACTTATTACTACAGCACCAAAACCGGACTTAAAACCGGTGAGGTTAAAACTCAGAGTGGCCAGACCATTCCTGTGACCTGGGGCGATTATAAGGAGGTAGCGGGTGTGAAAATGCCTTACTCCTTCAGCCAGAACATTGGCGGTATGGATGTAGATTTTAAAGTAAGCTCTTATCAGGTTAATCAGGCAACTGCCGCAGATTTCAAGTAA
- the hutH gene encoding histidine ammonia-lyase, translating to MTYGTDTLTFHQILEIAKNPSLAQLSDQSRQQILQSQRNVREIVESNRTVYGINTGFGPLCDVKISEEETAQLQHNLIISHAVGVGKPIDRELSRIMMIAKIHALSRGFSGVTLEVIERMILMLEKDLIPCVPEQGSVGASGDLAPLAHMVLPLLGLGQVWENGVPVPTADALNRHGLRPLKLGPKEGLGLINGTQFILAHAIKGLEKMEYLLDLADVTAAMSLEAYRGSASPFRRELHEIRPFAGSQKVAARMVKLLENSDNLKSHEFCDRVQDPYSFRCIPQVHGASRNAFEHLKQLAETELNSVTDNPIVLSAEETISGGNFHGQLMALPLDYATLAAAELGNISDRRSYLLLEGKFGLPRLLTESSGLNSGFMIPQYTTAALVTENKTLCFPASADSIPTSLGQEDHVSMGSISGRKFNQVLDNLVNILAVELMFAAQGLEFRRPAVCSPVIEENYSILRSKVAKLEDDRLIGEDMLQIAQLIRDRQFIVS from the coding sequence ATGACCTACGGAACAGATACTTTAACTTTCCATCAAATTTTAGAAATAGCAAAAAATCCGTCACTGGCACAGCTAAGCGATCAATCCCGGCAGCAAATACTTCAGTCCCAGCGGAATGTGCGCGAAATTGTAGAGTCCAACCGCACCGTTTACGGCATAAACACGGGTTTTGGTCCGCTTTGCGATGTAAAGATTTCCGAGGAAGAAACCGCGCAGCTTCAGCATAACCTGATTATCTCGCATGCGGTGGGCGTAGGCAAACCTATTGACAGGGAACTTTCCCGCATTATGATGATCGCCAAGATACACGCACTTTCCCGCGGTTTTTCCGGCGTTACACTGGAAGTGATTGAACGGATGATCCTGATGCTTGAAAAAGACCTTATTCCGTGTGTTCCGGAGCAGGGTTCCGTCGGTGCCTCAGGTGACCTGGCGCCGCTTGCTCATATGGTTCTGCCCCTATTAGGCCTGGGACAGGTTTGGGAAAACGGAGTGCCGGTTCCAACTGCCGACGCACTGAACAGACATGGATTACGGCCACTTAAACTGGGGCCTAAAGAAGGTCTTGGTCTTATAAACGGTACCCAGTTCATCCTGGCACATGCCATAAAAGGTCTTGAGAAGATGGAATACCTGCTTGATCTGGCCGATGTTACTGCCGCAATGTCGTTGGAAGCCTACAGAGGATCTGCCAGCCCTTTCCGCAGGGAACTGCATGAAATCCGCCCGTTCGCGGGAAGCCAGAAGGTAGCCGCACGAATGGTTAAATTGCTTGAAAATTCGGACAACCTGAAATCACATGAATTCTGCGACAGGGTTCAGGATCCCTACTCTTTCCGCTGCATCCCGCAGGTGCACGGCGCCAGCCGCAATGCTTTTGAACATTTGAAACAACTCGCCGAGACTGAACTAAATTCTGTTACAGATAATCCTATCGTTTTAAGTGCCGAAGAAACAATTTCGGGCGGAAACTTCCACGGGCAGCTTATGGCGCTACCACTGGATTATGCCACACTGGCCGCGGCCGAGCTTGGAAATATCTCCGACCGCCGTAGCTATTTGCTGCTGGAAGGTAAATTTGGCTTACCGAGACTGCTCACAGAAAGTTCGGGCCTAAATTCAGGATTTATGATTCCGCAGTACACCACCGCCGCACTGGTTACAGAAAACAAGACACTATGTTTTCCGGCATCGGCAGACAGTATTCCTACCAGCCTAGGACAGGAAGATCATGTTTCCATGGGCAGTATTTCAGGCCGCAAATTCAATCAGGTTCTGGACAATCTTGTTAATATTCTTGCTGTAGAACTTATGTTTGCCGCCCAGGGTCTGGAATTCAGACGTCCCGCCGTTTGTTCCCCGGTCATTGAAGAAAACTACAGCATTCTCCGTTCAAAGGTAGCCAAACTTGAAGACGACAGGCTTATCGGCGAGGATATGCTGCAGATTGCACAGCTGATCCGTGACCGCCAATTTATTGTCAGTTAA